The Leishmania braziliensis MHOM/BR/75/M2904 complete genome, chromosome 28 region ctcttccgttGGTCGGTGCTTGGGGACCCTCTGCAAAGCATCATATATGTGCGATGGCTAACCAAACAGTTGCACCCTGCGAGTTGGGCAGTGCTTTCCGCTCCGAGCACTTCACCATCACCCCTGATGTGGTGTTCATCAACCACGGAGCATTTGGCAGCGCCCTGGTCGGTGCGATGCTGATCAAGCGACTCTACGAGGAGCAcatggaggcggaggtggtaCAATTTATGGATCGGGAGCTGCTCCCGCTGATTGTGCACAGCATCCGCGAGCTGAGCCGCTTCCTGCATGCGGATCCGCGCcaggtgatgctgctgcaaaATGCCACCTTCGCTCTCAACTCTGCCATGCGCATGATTGATAAGGCGGACGTGGTCGCCTTTTTCGACACAGTGTACTTAGCAGTGTACAAGATGATGTGGTTTCGCTGTGAGGAAGTCGGCGCCTCCTTGCATGAAGTTGGGCTGACCAGGTTCCTGCATGATGCGGCCGTAATGGGCGACAACACCGCTCTGACAGCAGAGATCTGTCGTCAGCTACCTGCCAACTGCACAACTGTGGTTCTGGACCACGTAACGTCGACAAGTGCACTCTGCTTCCCCATCTTCACGCACATCATACCCGCGCTGAGGCAACGCGGTGTGCGCAAGATCATTGTTGACGGTGCTCACGCACCGCTCCAGGTCGAGCTGGACTTCaacgcgctgccgcctgaGTCACAGCCCACCGTGTATGTGGGCAACTTGCACAAGTGGTTCTCCTCGCCCAAGTCAGCGGGCTTCTTCTGGGTACGCCCGGATGATATGGAGAAGATGCATAGCGTGGTGCTCTCGCATGGAGCTGGAGAGGGCCTCCTTTCGGAGTTCATCTGGGATGGCACACGTGACTACGGCGCCTACCTATCAATTCCAGCGCTTGTAGACTTTTGGGAGAAGCAGGGACACAGCCGGGTGCGTGACTACTGCTCTCATCTCTTGTCATCGGCCGCAGACATGCTCACCCTCGCCTTTCACTCACGCAAGGTGGCTCGCCACTCCCCCTTCATGTCGCTGGTGGAGCTCCCTGAAAAGCTGCAGGACAGTCTCATCACTGCAAAATACATCCAAGACAGCCTCCACGACCTCGCCCGAGTGGAGGTGCCAGTAAAGCGAATTGAGGGGCGCTACTACCTGCGCATCAGCGCTTTTGTTTACAACACCCCCGATGAGTACGTGTACCTGCGCGAGGTGATCTTGTCCATCGCCGACAAGTGGGCGGAGTCTCCACAACGCCAACATCTGCATACGCAACGACTCTCCTCCAACGCGACCACTTCCACCGCCAACAACTaggtcgctgctgtgctgtgcaACGAGCGTCTTCAAGACGATTGTAAAGTCTCTGACGCGCACTCCTCTCTCAAGCGCACAGAGAAGTCTCACGTTTTGTGACTTCTACTTCGCGACGCcgaaagggagggggcgaggggcGTTGTGTGAGCCACGACACTCTGCGCCGCTGTAGGGCCGATGTGTGGGCTCATGATCTGCCTCAACGCAGCGACACCGCAGCCTGGTTGCGCCACCTTCGCCGTCTCATTTGACCCTTTGAATCATTGCTTTGCTTTAAAGAGGCGAGGCGTGCAGCGGCGTTGTGCTTCTTGTcgttggaggggggaggtagGGGTAGTTCTCATCAAAAGCTGCTCTGCCACGGAGGCGTGACTGTGTTTTGTGGAAGTGTCTGGGGGGACAACCTGTGCTGGACTCCTTTCTCGCATCTGCGTCCACCATTTCTGCTTCGCGTTTTGTTCTCAACCCcaacctcctccctttcacCCCAGCAGTGTTGTTCATGTCTGCGTCTGCGTTGTTGTCGTCGTTTTTCGGCCCTCTCCAGGGTTGTGGGTACAGCATCTTTGCATGAAGCTAAGTAGTCGGCACTGCGGTATCATGGGGTATTGTGCCGTGCAGCTGCATCCTGGTCACTTGTCCCTAGCGATACTCCATTCTCTCTTTCTAGTAACCAAGGCGCGTGTGCTGTCCTGCGAGCAGTGCGCAGGCGCGGATGGCACCGTCGCTGGAGAGTGTAGTGCACTTCGAGCACCGCTGCACACCTGCGACTCGCGAGACTCGCAGCAAAATGTGAGTGCGCCTACTTTTTATGGAGTTGTAGGTGTATCAGTGTCACTTCCTTCATGCCCTTCCCCGCTTCCATAAGCCACCCGCTGCCATTCAACCCCTCGGTCCTCTGTGCGTTTTTTTCTGTCCCTGCTCCTGTCTTCGCTATCGTTTGCCTTCTGCCACCGCGTCGTTCTCCAATTGCCAACGCcgtcttcccctctctccatttTTGCCTGCTCTACACGTCGTGCCACTGGACTCACACGGTGTGGCTCGATCAGTGCCGAAGAGCCCGCCCCCTTggtgccgcctctgcccctCCTTGTCGTCTTTTatttcgttttttttttttttggctgcCGCTTTAAACACAGCCACACCCCACACTCCTTTCTattcttccctccccctactcAGCATGCCTCCAACCAAGGGTGGAAAGCGCCCGATCCCGCTCGGGGGTAAGGGTAAGGGCAAGCGTTCGGCGGGTAAGGCACCCAAGTCGGCCAGTGATCGCAAGCGCCGCCACAATCAGAAGCGCAACCAGCACTGGGACCTGTACATACACCGCGCTTTGCGCCGCTTCTTCAAGCGCGGCACGCTGAGCAAGGCTGCCGTGCGCGTGCTTTCTTCCTTTATTGAGGATATGTTCAACCGCATTCAGACCGAGGCCGTCTTCGTCGCCAAGATCAACAAGGTGAAGACGCTGACGGCTCGCGAAATCCAGACTTCGgcccgtctgctgctgccgccggagCTGGCGAAGCATGCCATGAGCGAGGGAACCAAGGCCGTCGCCAAGTACAACGCTTCCCGCGGTGAGGCATATGCTCAGGGTGGCATGTAGAGAGGAGCATCGCTGCGAGCTGCTCAAGTACTTTTTCATTCTTCTCCTTGCTACACTGTGCCCATGCACGTGTGATTCGTCTCCGCGCACGCGAGCACCGACGACTGGCGCGTGCTCATTCGCTGTCCTTCTTcattctctctttcactctccTTCCCACACACCACATAGAGTTTTTTcttgtgtgggagggggggggcggggttAAGTGTGTGTTCAGTGGATGGTATGGGGCGGAAGTGGAAAAGCGCGACAACAGTGAGAGGGACGTGTGGCTCTTTCAGTGGgctgttgtgtgtgtctgagcccatttctctctttctctgtcgtCGAGAGTCTCGTCGtttgtgttgtgtgtgtacgtgtgttaGTGTTTGTGCATCTgcgcgcgtgcatgtgtgttcACGTGTCTCTTCGACCACCTTTGCTCCTGTTTGCGTCGAAAAcgcttctttcctttttcttgctttcatccgttgttgttgtgctcgCCGCTGTATGCTtcagcacacacatacccacacaccaatgcgcacgcacaccgagCCCCCTTCTCCAGaattctttttttctccgcGCCATGCAGATGCGGGCGACCGTGCACAGCAGCCTAGCGTGGAGCTTATGAGGTCAGTTGGTGTatctttttgtgtgtgtgtgtgcctctgtccgtgtgtgttgttgcgGTTTAGATGTGCTGACGATGATGAGGGGCGAGGAGCCACGGTGATGCACAGCACGTCTAGATGCCTAGAGAGAGCCCTTATCGGGAAGAAACATCCAAGCAAAAGAAGAAGCCTTTCGCCGCCTCCCTGCCACGCTGATGTGTAGACAAGTGATGCGATATGTCTGATCACCTGAATCATGCCTGCACATGCGGCTAGGAGGGGGGGTCAGTGCGTTTCTgagggcagcagtggcgtctTGACCTGATACTCACCGCATTCTCAATGAACGCACAGGTGCTAGCGAGGCAAGAacgctgccgcactgcgCATTCGCTGTCTGTACCGCCCAACCACTCCGTCGTGCTGTTGGGCACGCAAGCAAAGCACAAAGCTGACCAATACACGTAGAGGGAGATGGCACCCAGGGGCTCTCTTCCTCTACAACTTCTCCATCCATATCCAATGCGCGCGTGACTACTTCTCTGATTTCTCTACCGTacttttttttgctctctgATAGACGGCTCCGGTGCTGCATGTGCGCGAGCGCATTACAGCGATGGCGTCGGTGGTGTGCGTTGACGCTGGCCGCACAGCCACTGTCTTTGGTTCCCGccgtcttttttttctctgctgtTGTCACGTCTTTCACCTCTGCAGCGTCGAGACGGAGGGCGCGTTTCTCCTGCGCTGAGCGGTGCCAATGCGTGTCGTTGGCAACCTTCACCCGTGTCTCTGCGGCCGCTTCGTAGTCGCGCCCGACTGGTAGGTATGACTTTAGGCGTACATGATGGCGACTGGGGGTAACTACGTGCGAAGTTGTACTCTCGCGTGATGTGCGGTCGCGCAACtacttcctcctcgttgacacgctgctgctgtgtatCCATTCATCCTCTTCTGCGATTCGCCTGTCAGTCCCCGACATCTATCCTAGAGGCTAGCGAGGGGGCTTTACCTGAGACAGAGGAGAAAGGCCAAAGCACTGAGTCAGGTGGCCCgtcttcctcgtcgtctgcatGTCCCACAACTACGCATTGATACTGCTGATGTAGTCAGCTGCTCCACCCATCCCGCGTGTCGAACTCCTAtgtttttgtgtgtgtgtgtgtgttcccgagcaccatcgccaccgcgCGCTGCTCGACCTCTGCGTCGGCAAGCGTAGCCAGCGCTAGTTCATGCTATACCGCCTGTCTAGTACTGTACGGGTGTGTGCTGGCTTGTTTTTCTGGGTGCGCATGATTCTTCCCTTTCGCTGCACCCCGCTGGCAAAAGACTGGAAGCGGCTGCTCTCCCCAGACGGGGCCAGCGCGTGGAAACCGACGGCGATCGAAGACTTTCCAAACGGGGCCAACCGGCGCATTCTGCTGCACCTGACTCATAGTGGGACTCATTGGAGTCCTCATGATGGCCGTCACAACCGGTACAGTCGCCTGCGTGCTGCTGACCGCTTACAAACAGGATAGGAAGAGGCCCAGCACAACGGGATTCGGCTGCGCAAGCGTAGGCTGGCTATCCAGCACATGAGAGTCATGCAGATGGTCGCGAACATCCCTAAGATGGTGTGTAGTAGTCCGTTCTTCCTGCCGCGGGAGGGAAAGCTGAAGTTCACGGCGATGCTAGCAATGACGGCGCTGGCACGTAACGctgtggggaagaggagtcCGATGACAACCATGTGCGTTAGTGTGTTCCTGTGCGAATGCTCGTATGTGAGCGtacccttttccttttctctcacGCCTCACCATTGGCAGTGCAGGACAGTAAGGGTCCCAGCGACGCGATGTGTGTTGTGCAGCCGCCTCCGAGATCCCCTTTTGTGCTCTCCTACAGCTCCCCATGTCTGTGGTAGTCGATAGAGTCGCGTGACTCAGCTGGTATTACGACTAAATACAAATATGAATACCACTGTTTCCGTTCTTCCCCCCTGGCTGAGCTCGTCTGGCCATCACCTCCATTTCGCTTAGCTGTGcctttttattttttttttcccccctgCCTCCGTCAATGGCCGACGAGTAccatcccctcctccccattccgtctccctccttccccccttcgtCTTTCGCTCTGTGCTTCTGCCGTTTCGTCTttgtcgctgcgccggcacGGGACTCACTTTCTTCGTCTCGCAGGAGTTCATTAGATCTCACTACGGGGCACCGCATTTTGCGCACAACACCGCCCTCCTGACTCCTATGTTTCTGTTTCCTTTTCACGTCTCTCCTTCATTGTCGCACCTTTTGACCAGCGCTGACCAGCCCTGCCGAGGTCACCCGCTGGAGGCAAAGCCCTGTTGCACAGAGAAAGATGTGAGCACAATAGCCACACAggcccgcacacacactgctggcctcttctcgtttttttacttgttgctgttgttgaaCGGCTTTCTTTCTACATTGACCCTTTCCCCTCGCTGAATTCTGCAGCCATGAACACATTcatggctgcagcgccgatGGTGTCGTCGTATTATCAGCGGTACGACACACAGGGcacgctcagcagcgcctccggTGTCTCAGGGCGCGGCATCCCCATTCAGATTCCACCAGAACTGACCCCAAAGCCAAAGCCGAAGGAGCTGCATTTCCCTGTGGTTGATCCCGAGCTCTACATTCACCGCCGAAACTCCACCAGAGAGGCACTTGGCGAGTTTCGTCGGCTGCGCTTCGTGTGCTTCAAGTTTTACTTTAGCACCGACGTGCTCATGGGTGCCATCCCGACGGGCATCACCGTCGTCTTGATCATCGCGAACATGGCGCTCGTGTGGCACCAAGTAGGTTGGCGCGAGTACATTTTTACCCTCGGTGTGTTCGCGACTACTCTCACGTCATCCTTCTTGACCACCTCGATCGACCCTGGCATCTACCCGCGTCTGCGGAGCGGCGAAAGAGACCCGCTAGAAGGCAACACGCAGCTCGTCTTCTGCAAAGAGTGCCGGCTGCGCCGTCCTCCGCGGTGCGCGCATTGCTATGAATGCCGTGTCTGCGTGCTTGAGCACGACCATCACTGTAACATCCTCGGCGGCTGCGTCGGAGTGCGTAATCTTCGCTGGTTTACGCTGTACCTGCTCTCCTGCTTCTCGTCTACAGTGATTGGCGTCGTCTGGCTAACGCGGTACTTCTTCTGCGGCCTCTTCACCCCTAACGTGAACACGGAGGACCAGACGGGTCTGCAGGTGGTGCCCACGCTGCACGCGAGCCAGCAAGGCGGCCGGCCGAGCTTCGCGCCGGAGGAGCACCCCGGCTATCAGCTGGCTGCCCTGTTTGTGCTGCTCCTTGACGGAGTTCTCATGATGTTGGTGGGGGCAATGTTGTGCGTCTACATTTACCTCACGATGACCTCCACCACACGGCGGGAGTCGATGCGGAAGCAAAACTCCctcaaggcgctgctgcggccgcgAGTGGTGTTGGAAAACTTGAAGAGGCTGCTGAAgccgcctccgtcgctgcTCGACTCCGACGACCACTCCGATGAGGAAACGACGAATCTGATCTGATGCGGAAATGGCGAGCAGCGGGCGTAAATTGTACACCCCCTGTGGTGCGAagatacacacacgcctgcagTGATGTTGGGAACTACGCCAAAGACGGCGCGCAGATATACCCGAAAGTGTGCAGTTATCAAAGGGGAggcctctttttcctcaCGTTCACTGGCGTTTTTATTGTGGCATCTGAGTAACAAGTGGGGcggagtggtggtggtggtggcggcggcggtatcGTTTGAGCTTTCAAGCGTTGCGTCCTTTCCCTCACGCATCTCTCGGCGTATCACTCCACCTCTTTCATGCTATGAGAGTGGGAGACGTGTGCAGCTTCACTTTCAGTTTTTCGTTCATTTGAGCAGGAAGAACGCCGTGATAGAATCGACTGGAGTTGCTGCCCCCAACACCGAcattttctctcctctggcACACAAGTGCAGGGCGTGGTGCTATCCCCGTGTGGCCGAGTGCCGCATGATGCTGTTGATGGTGCTGTCATTCTGTGCTCACGGTTTCTTGTTCTCCACCTTTAACTGTCAtacgcttctctctctttcctcatcCGCATTCTCCACTTCtacctcccct contains the following coding sequences:
- a CDS encoding histone H2B variant is translated as MPPTKGGKRPIPLGGKGKGKRSAGKAPKSASDRKRRHNQKRNQHWDLYIHRALRRFFKRGTLSKAAVRVLSSFIEDMFNRIQTEAVFVAKINKVKTLTAREIQTSARLLLPPELAKHAMSEGTKAVAKYNASRGEAYAQGGM